Genomic window (Xylanimonas protaetiae):
TCGCGCGGCGGCCCGGCACGCCGGGCGCGTGGTGGTCGGCCATGTGGGCGGCGTGCCGCGACGGCCGCGGCTGGGCCGCGACCGTGTACGCGTTCCTCTCGATGTTCCTCACGTCCGTGTTCGTCGCGCTGGTCACGGCCGCCGCCGGCGGGGCCGTCGCCGCCGTCGCCCTCCTGTTCGTCGGGCGCGACTCCGTCGTCGTCGACTGGCTGGGAGCGCCCTTCCCGCTCACCGTCGCGGTCGCCGTCGCCCTCGGCGTCGCGCTCCTGTGGACCGCCGCGCTGCTCGCCCAGTACGGCGCGCTGCTCCAGGTGCAGCTCGCCCAGCAGCTGCTCGGGCCCTCGGTCGCCGACGCCGCCCAGGCCCGCGCGGTGCGCGCCGAGCAGGAGGCGCAGGTCGCCGTCGCCGAGGCGAGCACCGCGCGCGAGCGTGCCGTCGTCCTCACCGAGACGCGCGCCGGCGCGGTCGCCGCCGCCGACGGCGAGCGCCGCCGCATCGAGCGCGACCTCCACGACGGCGCCCAGCAGCGGCTCGTCGCGCTCGGCGTCGAGCTGGGCGTGGCCAAGCGCCTCGCCGCGCAGGACCCCGAGGCGGCGGCCGCCGCGCTCGACCACGCGCACGCCGAGGTCAAGGAGACGCTCGCCGAGCTCCGCAACCTCGTGCGCGGCATCCACCCGGCCGTGCTGAGCGACCGCGGCCTCGACGCGGCCCTGTCGGCGCTCGCGGCCCGCAGCACCGTGCCCGTGCGGGTGCAGGTGGACGGCGACCTCGCCGCCGCGACCCCCGCCGCGCAGGCCGCCGCCTACTTCGTCGTCGCGGAGGCGCTGACGAACGTGGCCAAGCACGCGCAGGCCTCGTCGGCGCTCGTGACCGCCGGGCTCTTCTCCGACGGCGACGACGGCTGCCGGCTGCGCGTGAGCATCGCCGACGACGGGCAGGGCGGCGCGACCGCCGCTCCCGGCAGCGGCCTGGCGGGCCTCCGGGGCCGCGTCGCCGCGCTCGACGGCACCTTCGACCTCGACAGCCCGGCCGGCGCCGGCACCCGACTGACCGTGGAGGTGCCGTGCGCATCGTGATCGCGGAGGACTCCGTCCTCCTGCTCGACGGCCTCACCCGTCTGCTCACCGCGGAGGGTCACGACGTCGTCGGGTACACCACCGCCGACGAGACGGTGCGGGCGCTCGCCCACGGCGACCTGCCCGACCTGCTCGTCACCGACGTCCGCATGCCTCCCACGCACACCGACGAGGGCCTGCGCGCGGCCGTCCACCTGCGCTCGCTGCACCCCGCCCTGCCCGTGCTCGTGCTCTCGCAGTACGTCGAGCAGAGGTACGCGTCCGAGCTGTTCGCCGCGGGCGCCCGGGGCCTGGGCTACGTGCTCAAGGACCGTGTGGCCGACGTCGACGAGTTCCTCGACGCCGTCGCCCGCGTCGCGTCCGGCGGCACCGTGCTCGACCCCGAGGTGGTCACGCAGCTCCTGGCCCGCAGCCGCGACACCGGGCTCGACACCCTCACGCCGCGCGAGCACGAGGTGCTCGCGCTCATGGCCGAGGGCCGGTCCAACTCCGCCATCGCCGACCGGCTCGTCGTCGGGCCGGCCGCCGTCGAGAAGCACGTCACCAACATCCTCACCAAGCTCGGCCTGCCGCCCGACGCCGACGACCACCGCCGCGTGCTCGCCGTCCTGAGGTGGCTCGACCAGAACGGGAACCGACCATGAGCCACGACCAGCAGCCGCCCGTCGCCTCCGTGCCCGGGCCGTACCTGCCGCCCGGGCCGTACCCGCCGCCCGCCCCGCCCCGCCGCCCGCACAAGCGCGTCTTCCTCACGATCGGCCTCGTCGTCGGGCTGCTGCTCGTCGCGCAGGCCGCCGTGCTGCTGGTCGACCTGGCGCTGTCGAAGGTGACGACGACGCACGAGTCCTACGACGCCGTCGCCGTCGTCGAGCTCGTCGCAGACGGCGACGTCAACGTGTCGGTCGGGACCGGCGGCGTGGAGGTGGACGCCGTCGCGCACTCCGGGATCCGCTCGCCGCGCTACTCGGCCGAGGAGCGCGCCGACCGGCTCGTCGTGACGCACCGGTGCGGCTGGTGGGGCTGGGGCACCGTCAAGTGCTCGGGCGGGCTCGACGTCACGGTGCCGGAGGGCACCGAGGTGGTCGTGCGGACCGCCAACGGCGACGTCACCGCGTCGCGCCTGACCGGGACGACGGACCTCCGGAGCAGCAACGGCCGTGTCGAGGCCGCCAACATCGCCGGCCCGCTGACGGTCCGCACGAGCAACGGCGACATCGCCGCCCGCAACGCGGGCGACGGCGCCGAGCTGCGCACGTCCAACGGGTCGATCGAGGCGGTGGACGTGGTGGGCGACCTCGTCGCGGACACCTCCAACGGCCGCGTCGACGTGCGCGGCGTGGACGGCGACGCCCGGGCCACCACGAGCAACGGCCGCATCGACATGGAGAACGTGAGGGGGAACGTCGTCGCGCGCACGTCGAACGGCGGCGTGACCGTGCGCGGCACGGACGAGCCCGTGCGGCTGACGATCAGCACCTCGAACGGCAGCCAGACCGTCCGGGGCAGGACGGACCCGGACGCGACACGCACGGTCGAGATCCGCTCCTCGAACGGGGACGTGGCATACCTGGCGCCGTGAGCCGGCGGGCCCGGTGCTGCCGGCCCCGCCGGGTCAGAGCGCCGGGACCCGCACCCCGAACACCTCGCGCAGCGCCCGCCGGGCCGCGTGGAAGCCCGGCATCCCGTGGACGCCCGGGCCGGGCGGCGTCGACGCCGAGCACAGGTAGACGCCGCCCGCCGCGCGGTAGGGGTTCGCCCGCAGGGCGGGGCGCGCGATCATCTGCCACATCGTCACGGCGCCGGCGGCGATGTCGCCGCCGACGTAGTTCTGGTTGTGGTCCGCCATGCGGGCGGCGGGCACGCACCGCGCGGCCACGACGACGTCGCGGAACCCCGGGGCGAACCGCTCGACCTGGGCGGTCACGGCCTCCGTGACGTCGACGTCGGAGCCGGCGGGGACGTGCGCGTACGTCCACAGGGGCCGCAGGCCGTTCACCTCCCGCCCCGGGTCGACGACGGCCGGGTCGCTGACCAGCATCATCGGCCGTGCGGCGTGCCGTCCGGCGGCGACCTCGGCCTCGGCCCGGACCATCTGCTCGCGCGTGCCGCCCACGTGCACGGTGCCGGCCCGTGCGACCGCCCCGACGCCGTCCGGGTCGGCCCAGGGGACCGGGCCGTCCAGCACGAAGTCGACCTTGGCGGCGGCGTCGCCGTGCCGGAGCCGTCGCAGCGCCGCGCGCGCGGCCGCGGGCACCTCGTCGCCCAGGACGTCGAGCAGCGTGCGTGGCGTCGTGTCGAACAGGTACGCCCGGGCCGCCGGGAGGTCCGCCCGCGACCGCACCCGCACCCCGGTGACGACGTCGCCGCCGTGGGCGCGCAGGTCGCGGACGAGCGCGTCGGCGATGGCCTGGGAGCCGCCGCGCGGGATGGCCCACCCGGCGCCGGCGTGGGCGAGGGACGCCAGCAGCAGCGCGGTCCCCGCACCGGCGAGCGAGGGGAGCGGCGTGATCGAGTGCGCGGCGACGCCGGTCAGCAGGGCCGCCGCGCCGGGCGTCCGCCAGCGCCGGTCCCACGCGCGCGTCCCCTGCTCGAGCACGCCGAGCCCGAACCGCGCCGCCGCGAGCAGCGCCCCCGGCGTGCCGAGCCCCGGCGGGACCGACCGCTTGTCGCCCATCCCGACGGCCGTGACGGCCTCCCACCGCTCCGACGCCGCGCCCACGAGCGAACGCCAGGCACCGCCGTCGACGCCGAGCCCCTCGACGGTCCGCGCGAGCGACCGGTACGCGACCGCCGGTGACCGGCCGTCGAGCGGCTGCGCGTACGAGACCTCCGGCGTGAGCAGGTCGACACCGTGCGCGTCCAGGCCGAAGGCGCGGAAGAACGGGGACGCCCATGCCATCGGGTGCACCGCCGAGCACACGTCGTGCACGACGCCCGGCGCCAGCCCGAGGTCGAGCGTGCGCGCCCCGCCGCCCACGGTGTCCTGCGCCTCGAGCACCGTCACGCGCACCCCGGCGCGGGCGAGCGTCACGGCGGCGGCGAGCCCGCCCGGCCCCGAGCCGACGACGACGGCGTCCTCCATGCACTGCCCCTTTGCCTAGGCGGCCGCACGGGCGTGGAGCCTGGGGCCGCAGGACCCGAGACTAGAGGATCCGCCCGTCAGGACGGGCTCGGACCGCCCGCCCGGGCGGTGGGCGCAGGTGCTAGGTTTCGCACGCCCTTGAGCGATGGAGACGGGATGAGCGCGATCGATGCGCGGCAGCGACGCCGCGCCCGGCAGGTCACCTACGGCATGGTCGCCGTGCTCGCCGTCACGGCGGTCGCGCACCTCGAGCTGTGGCCCTTGACGTCGTTCCGGCTGTTCAGCGGTCTGCGCACGGGGACGGGCGCCACCTACGAGCTCATCGCGGTCGCCACCGACGGCACCCGCACCGTCGTCCCCACGAACCACCAGCTGGTCGCGAAGCTGCCCCAGGCCGCGCCCGACGCCGTCGCCGCCCAGGTCGGTGCCTGGCTCGACGACGCGGGCCTCGCCGCCGACGCCCTCGACGTCGTCGTGCTGGAGCGCTCCACGTGGGAGCTCGACCCCGAGACGCTGACCACCCACGAGACGGACCGCGACGTCGTGCTGGAGGTCCAGCCGTGACCGCGGCGGGCCGTGGCCGCCTCGCGGGCCTGCGGGACCGGCTCGACAGCGCGCTCGTCGCCCCGGGCGAGGCGCGCACCGCGCGCTGGGTGCACGCGGGCGTCGCCGCCGTCGTCGGGTGGCGCCTCGCGGTGCGCGACTGGACGGTGCTCGCGGACCGGGCGCCCGAGCTGCGGACGCACGCCAACCTGCTGGGCTGGGTCCCGGACCTGCCCGCGGCGGGACTCGTCGCGGTCCAGGTGCTGGGGGTGCTGGCCGCGGTGGCGGCCGTCGCGCGGTGGCGGCCGCGGCTCGCGTTCGGCGTCGCGTGGGCGTGCTACCTGGTGCTGTGCGGGCTGTGGTCGAGCTCCGGCAAGGTCATGCACAACGACGTGCTGACGGTGTGGGTGGGCGCCGTGTGGCTGTTCGCCGGCCCGCCGGCCCGCGCGGTGCCGCCGGGCGAACGGGCGGTGCGCTGGGGGTGGCCGCCGCGCGCGAGCCTCGCCGTGCTGGGCTGCATCTACTTCCTCACGGGCTTCCAGAAGCTCGTGCACAGCGGGCCGCGCTGGGCCTACTCCGACAACATGCGCTGGGTGCTGCTCGAAGGGGCG
Coding sequences:
- a CDS encoding sensor histidine kinase; the protein is MTSTDVSAIEDRVAPALTSAAGFVRAPFSAATARALAQLAVGWVWAISAGLTLWICVVVSAGLVPALGIGLPLLAASLAGARLYGAAERARLELQLPVRLAEPSPLLARRPGTPGAWWSAMWAACRDGRGWAATVYAFLSMFLTSVFVALVTAAAGGAVAAVALLFVGRDSVVVDWLGAPFPLTVAVAVALGVALLWTAALLAQYGALLQVQLAQQLLGPSVADAAQARAVRAEQEAQVAVAEASTARERAVVLTETRAGAVAAADGERRRIERDLHDGAQQRLVALGVELGVAKRLAAQDPEAAAAALDHAHAEVKETLAELRNLVRGIHPAVLSDRGLDAALSALAARSTVPVRVQVDGDLAAATPAAQAAAYFVVAEALTNVAKHAQASSALVTAGLFSDGDDGCRLRVSIADDGQGGATAAPGSGLAGLRGRVAALDGTFDLDSPAGAGTRLTVEVPCAS
- a CDS encoding response regulator transcription factor, translating into MRIVIAEDSVLLLDGLTRLLTAEGHDVVGYTTADETVRALAHGDLPDLLVTDVRMPPTHTDEGLRAAVHLRSLHPALPVLVLSQYVEQRYASELFAAGARGLGYVLKDRVADVDEFLDAVARVASGGTVLDPEVVTQLLARSRDTGLDTLTPREHEVLALMAEGRSNSAIADRLVVGPAAVEKHVTNILTKLGLPPDADDHRRVLAVLRWLDQNGNRP
- a CDS encoding DUF4097 family beta strand repeat-containing protein; amino-acid sequence: MSHDQQPPVASVPGPYLPPGPYPPPAPPRRPHKRVFLTIGLVVGLLLVAQAAVLLVDLALSKVTTTHESYDAVAVVELVADGDVNVSVGTGGVEVDAVAHSGIRSPRYSAEERADRLVVTHRCGWWGWGTVKCSGGLDVTVPEGTEVVVRTANGDVTASRLTGTTDLRSSNGRVEAANIAGPLTVRTSNGDIAARNAGDGAELRTSNGSIEAVDVVGDLVADTSNGRVDVRGVDGDARATTSNGRIDMENVRGNVVARTSNGGVTVRGTDEPVRLTISTSNGSQTVRGRTDPDATRTVEIRSSNGDVAYLAP
- a CDS encoding phytoene desaturase family protein, producing MEDAVVVGSGPGGLAAAVTLARAGVRVTVLEAQDTVGGGARTLDLGLAPGVVHDVCSAVHPMAWASPFFRAFGLDAHGVDLLTPEVSYAQPLDGRSPAVAYRSLARTVEGLGVDGGAWRSLVGAASERWEAVTAVGMGDKRSVPPGLGTPGALLAAARFGLGVLEQGTRAWDRRWRTPGAAALLTGVAAHSITPLPSLAGAGTALLLASLAHAGAGWAIPRGGSQAIADALVRDLRAHGGDVVTGVRVRSRADLPAARAYLFDTTPRTLLDVLGDEVPAAARAALRRLRHGDAAAKVDFVLDGPVPWADPDGVGAVARAGTVHVGGTREQMVRAEAEVAAGRHAARPMMLVSDPAVVDPGREVNGLRPLWTYAHVPAGSDVDVTEAVTAQVERFAPGFRDVVVAARCVPAARMADHNQNYVGGDIAAGAVTMWQMIARPALRANPYRAAGGVYLCSASTPPGPGVHGMPGFHAARRALREVFGVRVPAL